One Apostichopus japonicus isolate 1M-3 chromosome 7, ASM3797524v1, whole genome shotgun sequence genomic region harbors:
- the LOC139970253 gene encoding uncharacterized protein isoform X3, translated as MAQPQPQFQQNLPSGWNQQQYNSSSLKGSTVRVITGCVIIVMGVFEILWAIVLLAVPRSYCVAEFIGWGIWGGVVIAYMILAIIASVIGGGGLISSAVAANCVGSSKYQYYYYYNYYGNGNVHQYKAHLAFYILLAVTCAIQSLAAIIGASFTCVAVCPGSNNQPQQMIVYQPTQPPHQPINTQASYPAVITTNGQPAPYTSNIQGVPPSYNYAVNNQHVVHVN; from the exons ATGGCTCAACCTCAAccacaatttcagcaaaattTACCATCGGGCTGGAATCAACAGCAGTATAATAGCTCATCACTGAAGGGATCGACAGTACGAGTCATTACCGGTTGTGTCATTATTGTGATGGGGGTTTTCGAAATACTCTGGGCCATTGTTCTCTTAGCGGTACCACGTAGCTATTGTGTAGCCGAATTTATTGGTTGGGGAATCTGGGGTGGCGTG GTCATTGCTTACATGATTCTGGCCATCATTGCGTCAGTCATTGGTGGTGGCGGCCTCATCAGTTCAGCAGTTGCTGCAAATTGCGTAGGTTCATCGAAA TaccaatactactactactacaactactacggTAATGGGAACGTGCACCAGTATAAAGCTCATTTGGCGTTTTACATCTTATTGGCTGTAACCTGTGCCATCCAATCCCTGGCTGCCATCATCGGAGCAAGCTTCACCTGTGTTGCAGTTTGTCCTGGAAGTAACAATCAGCCTCAGCAAATG ATTGTATACCAACCCACACAGCCACCACATCAACCAATCAATACCCAGGCCTCGTACCCTGCAGTGATCACAACCAATGGTCAGCCAGCACCATATACTTCAAACATCCAAGGTGTACCACCATCTTACAACTATGCAGTGAACAATCAACATGTCGTTCATGTGAATTGA
- the LOC139970253 gene encoding uncharacterized protein isoform X4 produces MAQPQPQFQQNLPSGWNQQQYNSSSLKGSTVRVITGCVIIVMGVFEILWAIVLLAVPRSYCVAEFIGWGIWGGVFAIVTGSFGIASRRHKCMYQYYYYYNYYGNGNVHQYKAHLAFYILLAVTCAIQSLAAIIGASFTCVAVCPGSNNQPQQMIVYQPTQPPHQPINTQASYPAVITTNGQPAPYTSNIQGVPPSYNYAVNNQHVVHVN; encoded by the exons ATGGCTCAACCTCAAccacaatttcagcaaaattTACCATCGGGCTGGAATCAACAGCAGTATAATAGCTCATCACTGAAGGGATCGACAGTACGAGTCATTACCGGTTGTGTCATTATTGTGATGGGGGTTTTCGAAATACTCTGGGCCATTGTTCTCTTAGCGGTACCACGTAGCTATTGTGTAGCCGAATTTATTGGTTGGGGAATCTGGGGTGGCGTG ttTGCCATTGTCACAGGGAGTTTTGGAATAGCAAGCAGGCGACACAAGTGCATG TaccaatactactactactacaactactacggTAATGGGAACGTGCACCAGTATAAAGCTCATTTGGCGTTTTACATCTTATTGGCTGTAACCTGTGCCATCCAATCCCTGGCTGCCATCATCGGAGCAAGCTTCACCTGTGTTGCAGTTTGTCCTGGAAGTAACAATCAGCCTCAGCAAATG ATTGTATACCAACCCACACAGCCACCACATCAACCAATCAATACCCAGGCCTCGTACCCTGCAGTGATCACAACCAATGGTCAGCCAGCACCATATACTTCAAACATCCAAGGTGTACCACCATCTTACAACTATGCAGTGAACAATCAACATGTCGTTCATGTGAATTGA
- the LOC139970253 gene encoding uncharacterized protein isoform X1, with protein MAQPQPQFQQNLPSGWNQQQYNSSSLKGSTVRVITGCVIIVMGVFEILWAIVLLAVPRSYCVAEFIGWGIWGGVFAIVTGSFGIASRRHKCMVIAYMILAIIASVIGGGGLISSAVAANCVGSSKYQYYYYYNYYGNGNVHQYKAHLAFYILLAVTCAIQSLAAIIGASFTCVAVCPGSNNQPQQMIVYQPTQPPHQPINTQASYPAVITTNGQPAPYTSNIQGVPPSYNYAVNNQHVVHVN; from the exons ATGGCTCAACCTCAAccacaatttcagcaaaattTACCATCGGGCTGGAATCAACAGCAGTATAATAGCTCATCACTGAAGGGATCGACAGTACGAGTCATTACCGGTTGTGTCATTATTGTGATGGGGGTTTTCGAAATACTCTGGGCCATTGTTCTCTTAGCGGTACCACGTAGCTATTGTGTAGCCGAATTTATTGGTTGGGGAATCTGGGGTGGCGTG ttTGCCATTGTCACAGGGAGTTTTGGAATAGCAAGCAGGCGACACAAGTGCATG GTCATTGCTTACATGATTCTGGCCATCATTGCGTCAGTCATTGGTGGTGGCGGCCTCATCAGTTCAGCAGTTGCTGCAAATTGCGTAGGTTCATCGAAA TaccaatactactactactacaactactacggTAATGGGAACGTGCACCAGTATAAAGCTCATTTGGCGTTTTACATCTTATTGGCTGTAACCTGTGCCATCCAATCCCTGGCTGCCATCATCGGAGCAAGCTTCACCTGTGTTGCAGTTTGTCCTGGAAGTAACAATCAGCCTCAGCAAATG ATTGTATACCAACCCACACAGCCACCACATCAACCAATCAATACCCAGGCCTCGTACCCTGCAGTGATCACAACCAATGGTCAGCCAGCACCATATACTTCAAACATCCAAGGTGTACCACCATCTTACAACTATGCAGTGAACAATCAACATGTCGTTCATGTGAATTGA